The DNA segment TGGATATAGTTGCATATGGGAGAGAGTTGAGTTTGTATGAATAATACAAGTCAGACgtagttttaaataaacttttaacaTCTATGCTTGTCAAAGGTCAGTCGGAAAGATTGTGACCACTCTTTCAAATAGGACAGCAGGACTTGTTCTAAGCTGGGCATCAGGCAGCTGCAATGTTGATACTTTTGTAGCTCTTCAGGTTTTGGAGTTGAAGGCAGGTAAGATTCACAGTGAGTCTTCTGGGCCCTGCTTCAGTGGGAGTGAACGAGATACGCAGCTGTTGAGTGCTTCCAGGCTGCACAGAACCCATCCTGAAAGGCAAGAGGGGATTATACAGGAAGCACCCCTCTCTGCATTTCTTGTTCATTAGGGCTCAGGAGATGCATTTGGGAGACATGAGTGTGATGCCCCCCAAAACAGGGGGTGGGGTGTAAATAGAAAAAGACTAGCAGTGTCCTAAACTGCCATGATGGAATTGTGATCAGACAGCAATTTGGAGGAAGTTATGAGGGTTGAACTCCCCATGAATCATCTACTTTGTCCTAATGcagctttctgagaaaaatgttgctttttcatGTGGAAAAGAGTATGCCTTTTTAGATGACTCTTGGCTAAGTCAATTTTACCTGGCTCTTCAGCAGAGAAGGGGAGGATCAGATGAAAGTTATgtggcttttctctttttcagtgaaaatcttCTGTATCACCCCTAAATAAGGGAGTGCTTGGGGCTTTCAACTGTAGTGGTCTATTCCTGCCTTGTTGCCTGTTTATTCTGGGGGCAGGCATTTCCAGGACAAGGGTTTCTCTAGCTTGTATTGTGTCTGTTTTTGCATTTCCTGTTCTTAGGTTAATCAATTTGCACTCACCTGTACTTCCTTTGCCTGTAAATGAGCCCTCTCCCTCCTACCACTATCACACACTTCTCCAGGGGTTCAGCGAGAGGGTTCAGGAGGCTAATCTCCACTGAGGCTGGCTGGTACTGTACCATGTGTTCTGGAAACTGTTGAAAGAAGGGAGTGAGAtgaaactgagagaaaaaaagagaaacttttaTGATTAAAGggagaggtatttttttttttttttttttttttgccagaggTCCCAGCATGAGCTGCCAGTTGCCAGAAGATTCAAAGTTCAGCTCGCTTTCTTTACTACTACAGTATTTTGTAGTTTCCTTTACAGCCTCTGATTTGCAGGCTGGTGAGTGAGTTAGGAGTCATCTGGATTTCCTTGTCTTTACACATAAATGAGATAGAAGTGGGAGGAGTATTGTATATGacagtgcagcacagcacttTTCCCAAACTTATGTCTCAGTGCTTTGAAAGAAGATAGTATGAGGAAAGCCATGGAACACAGCAAGCgtctttctgctgcttgtgactaggaaagctgttttctcaCCACTGCAGTACAGAATGATGAAGCAATCTAACCTTAATAATGAGAGGGGGATCACAAATGCGGATCTCTTCCTGTGCAAAGCATATGTAGGAGTCCTTGTCTCTCAGCATGGCAGTCAGCCGAAGCAGATGGTTCTCTCCCAACTCTTTTATGTACTGTGAGTAAGGCACAATGGCCTGCAGGGTGTTAGCTGGAATACAGAGTGGTGACATAGAGGTGAGAATGCAACTAATATTAAGTTCTTAGACTGCATGCTTCCTAGCAGTGTTTAGCACCCAACACTGCACTAAAAGCTGCAGTATTTAAAAGCTCTAGAGACCCCAACTGAATCTGCAAATTCAGAAATCTGTAGGGTGATCCACCTAACGTGCTGCagctttcctcttctccccaccAAAGTGATTTGTTTGAATAGCCTACAGTCAGCTTTCCAGCCAGGCTTTTGCAGACTTAAAGCTAAGTGCATTTTTCCTAAATGAGAGGACAGGATATACTTTTCTGTCCTTGTGTCCAGTAGAATCCTTACCTTCATTGCTCTTGAGGATAAAATGAAACTCTTTCTTCCAAAGTTGGGTAATGGATGTGCCACCATAATGTAGAGACTGGGCCCCAAGTACCAAATGAGTTGCCTTCTCTCCACTGCTGGGGTTAAACACTTCAACAGAAATTGGAACATCTTGTCCCAGTAGCAGAGAACTATTGGACTGGAGTTGGATAAAAAGGTTAACTGGCTCTTCAAGGGCAGTAGTAATGGAGCTGAACTCTGGTTTGCTGCTGGTAGTTGTCTCAAGTGTCTTTATTCTTCTGTAGACTTTgtcaagtattttcttttcctgaagagaacctgttacaaaaaaaaaagggggggggggaggtatGAGGAGGAGAGTGcatatttcagtgttatttccTGTGTAGTAATTGTAAAGCAGTAAATGCAGAAGGATGGAGTTGCATTGTCCTAACAGTGCTGTAGACAACTATTTCTTAGAGCATAGAGAGACATCTCATTGTGCTTCTGATTGGAGCAGATTGAGAATTTCATCTGACAGCATGTTGCATGTGCCTGAAAGATTCTACTTTGAAAGAATTCTATTAGTTTTGGAAACACTTTAGTGCTAACATCTGTCAGAGTAAGAGAACAGTTGCCTCTCTGTAATTGTAGCTATGGTGCAGTACTATCTTGTCCTGTGATACACTGCAGCAAAGAACACAGCATGCCATAGGCTAAGATGAGATTGTAGAGTTGGGAAACTAGGCAGAATAATAGATTTTAAAGGGAGAGCTTCTTTTTGAGGGAGggatatcatagaatcattgaatagcttgagttggaagggacccacaaatatcatcaagtccaactcctgggttcCTGGAGGACCACCAAAGAATCAGACCGTGTCTGAGTGTTatccaaatgctttttgagctccagcaggctcattccatgaccacttccctggggagcctgtgaGGTTTTAGAACATTTGGGAGCACAGCAGTCCTCAGAAAGCTGGAGTCTGAAATGTAATACAAGGGTGATGGGAGATGAATGTACAGAGTTTACAGGTAACAGAAGTCAAGAAAGGAAGTCTTCCAGACAGGAGAGTGTCTGGTGGAGAAATGCCTGGCCTTCTGGTAAGCTGGTAATTAAGCAGGATGAAACTTTGGGGTATGATCTGTACTTTGATTCTGTAGACAGCAAGAGTAAGGTGTTCTTGTGCCATTCAGGAAGAAGTAGTGAGAAGTGGATGACCATAATGCTCTGTTATGGCTCTTCAGTACAGTCCTGTACTCTTCACTTTTAACACTAGTAGGACATGTGTTTAGAAACTTTTCTACCCCATACCTTCAGGATATTTGTAGTTGTGTGTGATATCCTCACAGCGTTCACTGCCCACACTCTTGGTGCTGATGTTGTTGCCAATATACTTTGTGCAAATGCAAGCTGGCTTGAGGATGCCATCTGCTTTGTGTATCCAGATGCGGCACTTGGCATTTATGGCAGCAAAGAAATAGCAGACATCATAATCCACTTCAGTGTCCCCTTCTTTGATGGCTTGAACAGGGGCTGGCCCACAGAAGGATGCGCCTAAAGAGAAAATGCAGCCCAATTAAGAGTTAGATGCTTGACCAACTAGGCCCATGCTTAGAGCTCCACGGGCTGCACGAACTAAAAGAGTTAATGATGATTTAGTGTGTGAAGTCCTCGGGGTGATTTATGCATCCTCCCATTGGAaactgaagaaggaaggaatatTGCACTGCTTTATTTGCTCCCTTTTTTCCTCAAGTCTGTCTTTGATATCTtacctttgcttttctcctggCAGGTGGCATCTAGTGCCTGCCATCCACTGTACTCGGGTAGCAAGTCTGTTCGAGCCATCCAGCATTCGTTCCAAACATGGAAGGTCCTGTGAGAGACAACATCATGTGCTTATAACAAGATGCTGAGCCCTGAGGTACAGGAAACTTTTAGCCAAACCACAGCAAGTTAATATTCCTTTGAAAGAACTCAGCACACAGGAAGAGACCATGTTTTTTGATGTAAGTGTAGTTTCTCCAGATGGTTTGGGTTATTGTTGTTCATTTGTGGGCCCTAGCAATATAGCACTCTTTACTTTTGGTTCCTGAGATTTCTCAAGAACAAGCCATGTACACTGCAACTTGGCTGAGCTCTCTCTTATTTACCTCCCTGCAGCTGTTTACCTTTTCCTCTCAGTTGCTTCCTAGACCCAGATATTGTCTCAAACTTTAGTTTGGaccctgctgtgttttcttaCCAGACTCTGGCACTCTTGTCATGTGTAAGCAGCATTCCATTTTCGTCATAATACTCATCCACATTCAGACTGCTGTTCGTGTTGTGAGCCCATGTGAAGCCTGTGACAACCCTGGTGGGAATTCCCAAGCACCTCAGAACTGTGCAGAAGAAAGAGCTGTGAATCAGTTGTGCATCCTGCTGTAAAGGTATCTTTGCCAGTAGATGTAGAGCTGGTTTTGATACTAGGCCCATCAGAATGGCACTGGGCCTGATATCTGGACTTTGCAAGAAGCACTGTCCCTTCAGGAAGTGAACTGTCATAGGTGCATTCAGTGAATGGTGTGTACTAACACTCCTTTAGCCCAAAGCTAGCAGTGCTAAATGTTGATGAGTAAACTCGGAGGATCTGCCTCGCACTTAGAGATTAAAGGTTATGTTATTGGGATCTGTGCTTTCCCAGGAATTCAGTCATATGCTAGAGGTTCTGTGTACCAGGTAAGGCTTTACTCAACCCACAAGTCTTTGAACCACAACCGTACCTGAGCACATGACtgcagcaaacacccagcactGCCCATAGCGGACAGGTTTGCACTTCAGTGCCACCCACTGCCGGAGGatggggctgctgcccagccacTTGGAAGGGGATGTCCCATCATAGTATTTCCCGGTCCCATATTCTGTCATGATTCCTCTAACCTCATCGCAGTTCATCttcagggaaggaggagagaaagatgAATTAAGGAATTACATCTTAGTAGGTAAACCATATCCTGTTTGATGGAACTACTTCCaaggcagcagaaacaaaaaggattttttgtgCAGAACATGGAGATCATGACTGGCCAGAGCAGGTGCAACAGTCTCCCTTGAGATTTATTCAGTAAGTGTGCTGCTACTGCTAAGAAATTCCTGCAGCACTACTTGTCTGCTGCAGGAATATCAGGAAGGGCTGGAGATAGGTGGGAGATGTTGTTTGGAACAGCCCTGGGCAGTCTTACTGAGTAGTCGGTGGGTTGCTGTAAATTGGGATTAAGTATATACTTAGCCTGTCTGCATTCAGACCTTCTCTGCTATGGACTAGGCTGCTGACTACTCTCCTTACCATGGCAGCAACTGTGCGGCAGATGTAAATAGGGTTCTTGCGCTGAGTGTGATCCTTGTCCCGTTGATGGCGTTCACCTATGTCCAGCAGTGTGAAGCAGATGTCCACAATATCCTCCTCAAACTAAAACAAGAACACAACATCTTGAGAAATGTGGCCTTAATGTTTGTTCTCTGGAATCCCTGCAAGGGCTTGAAACTGTGCAGATTGTTTCTCCCTTTCTACTGCTAGTCTTATATAGGTGGGCTGTGGAGGAAAGTTCCAGTCAGAGATTTGAAGATGGAGCACAACATACTGAAGGCAGAACTGTTGCTTTATTGAAGTGTAGTGAGAAATGCTCTGGCATGATACTGCATCCCATGACTGAGGGAaactcctgattttttttctggagcacTCTAGGTTGGCATAGAGGTACTTGTTTAATCTGTTGTCACTAAAGTGGAATAGAATCCAGCTCTCATCACTGGCAGATTAGTCTTGGGCAAATTGGAAAATCTTGTCCTTCCTCTATCTGTAAAACAGACGGTATTATTAAGCTCTGCAAAATGGCTTTTTATCTGTTGACGAAAGGAAGAGACAAATCCCAGACTGACGTGTTTCTTCGTAAAAGGACTGGCTGAGAAAGTAGCTAAAATTACATATGGGATTATGGGACTTCATATATAGGTCTCCGTTCTCCTGCATGTTCATAGAGAAAGACAGTGGGAGCAGAGAACAGACTCTTTCATCAAAGCCACAACATGGGAATGAATTGCATTCTGTACATACAGGAGATAGACACCCTTCCTCTGCTGGTGGCTGTAAGAGAACACAGACATATTGGACCTCTTACCTGATTGAAgtcccagggctgtgccaggacTGCATTTTCAGTCCCCCAGTAAATGATACCCTCTTGGTTTAGAATGTACTCCTGCCGCTGTGCCTCGTTAGCCAAGAACACTTCATCATCtagaatggaggaaaaaagcatAAGGAGAAAAGCATTCTTGGTCTTGGATGCCCTTGCATCAGCAGGCTACGCTACACTTAGGCAGTCCCTGGCATTGTACCCTTGGGAAATACCACAGATTCTGAATTGAGCAGAAAAGAATTTCATTGCAATCTCTGCTCAAGTAGAGGAACTTCAGAAAGATCCTACAAAGCTAGGCTATTGTACTAGCTAGCTTTTTTACTCTACTTGTTACTGACTTCTCTGTTCCTAAGGAAGATCCAATGGCATTAATCAAACCAGTTATAATCTTAACTCATAGGAAATAAATGATTgaactgctttttcctttgcaagaCCACGGTGTTCTGATAACAGAGTACTTCAGGAACAGGGTAGGAGTGCTGAGGCAGGTTGCTTCAAGCTGTGCTACCTGTACAAGcccctgcctccttcctgaagtgctgagaggagcagggcaggagtAGAGGGAAGCACTGGGTAGGGTCAGCCTTAGCCTTTCCAGAGGCAGAGTGTCAGAGctcaaaactgtttttgtgaAGTGACTGATCTATGACTGCCTTTTTGTTCCTGATTCCTCACCTTGGCACCAGGGATTAAAGAGAAGGATGAAGTTTCCCAGGAGACAGTAAGACTTCGAGGCATGTAAAAGCAGAGCATACTGGCCAATGGGAGCATTGGCAGGCGTGTTCACAGAGATGGTCCAGAAATATGGGTCCTGTTCTTCTAGAGCTGCACTCCACTGCTTCTGGTCTCCCAGGAGGGAGATAGGAAATTCAACCTGGGTTCCATCTGTTTTGGAAGGATTTGGTCCTGCAGCAAAAGAGATCTGGTTTCCACACATACATTGCCACCCCCTGCAGATTTTAGGGACCATGGCTAGATCTGGAGTCATAGCTATCCTTTCATGTGGGACACTTAAGCTTAATGCTTACCTTAATGCTGCTGTATTAAAGCTTACTGAACCTTCCTAAGGTTAGTACTGGACTAAAGCCACCTTGTTTGATAGTGGAACGTGCATTTCACAGAGTGTAGAAAGGAGGAACAGCCATAATAGTGCAGGCCTGTTGCTCTTGGGATTCAGTGTCTTGTGACAAAAGCCACAGTCAAATAAATTATGGTAGAGCAAGCTGAGAGTGGATGGTGCTGCCCTTCTCAGGGCTCTTGCTGAAAAACACTGTAAtagaaaacatctgcaaaagaCTAGCAGAGTTTAAATATTCCTAAATCAAAAGTCATGAGTGAGGAGAGATCCCATGAGTACTTTCAAAGAGCAGTGAGCTTGCGTTGTGCTGTAATGTGTTTTGGGAAAAAGATTTAGTTTTGACCTTGCAGTCCGAGCGGCAGGAGACTGCTCTGGCTTAGATAAACAGTTTGTTTGCTTCACTTCTAAATGTGGGCACATCTGTCCAGCTATGGAGATGTCTTTTGGCTCTGTTCTTCAGGTGGCTTTTGTACAATTGCTCTACAAGGTATGGTAATTATGTTACCTGTCTGTACTATGAGGAAGGTccttttcagctgctgcaggtagTTGTATACTGGAGATGAGAAGCTCACTGTGATAACAAATGGCTGCCCACGCCTCACCATAAGCCTTTTAGTGCTGATCTCTTCTGTGTGGTGGTTATTGTTGTTGATTGTGATCTTGAAATCACATCTTTTGATGCTCAGACCTGTAGCATGAGAGGAAATAGAATGAGCTTGAGGCTGTGAGCTGCCCACACTCTGGCCCTGGGTCCCATCCTGATACAAGCCTGTTTCTCCACTCAGACAGTGCTCTATGCCTTTGAGACTTCCAGTCCAGTAGCTGTAAGGGCCTTTGCTATGAGCTTGGTTGTTCTCTTATCAAGTGGCTAATGAGTAGCTTTTGCTTGTACCTTAACAATGTTAAGTGAACCAAGTGACTATAAAAAAGCTTCTTCTGCCCAGCAATGGACATAGAACAAACCTGATCCTTCAAATGGTACAGTTGTTGTGGTTAGCACTGAGCGTGCAACTGTGACTACAGTTGGAGTCTTATGGTGTGTACTCAAAGCAGCTTTCCTCCATGTGGATATGTGGTTGAAGTTGTGCACAGGAAGGAAGCTGTCACACACCACTTACGTTGTGGATGCAAGGTCTTCTAGCAATTACAAAAATTCTAGATATATCTGCTGTGCATCAGAGATCAGCAACTAGTCCAAACTTTCCTGCTGGTGCAAATGCAAGGTGGCTGTGTAGTTTTGGAACTATACTGGatcacagtaaataaaatactagtttttctctctttgtacCACACTGTAATCTCACACACAGAGGTACTACAGGAGACAGAAGAATGTCATCTGTCTCATATGCATGCATCATACACATACGTGCCTCTGTCTGCtgccagcaagaaaaaaaaattgtcacagTTTCAGTCACCCTG comes from the Aythya fuligula isolate bAytFul2 chromosome 16, bAytFul2.pri, whole genome shotgun sequence genome and includes:
- the EPB42 gene encoding erythrocyte membrane protein band 4.2; this translates as MGQGLSIKRCDFKITINNNNHHTEEISTKRLMVRRGQPFVITVSFSSPVYNYLQQLKRTFLIVQTGPNPSKTDGTQVEFPISLLGDQKQWSAALEEQDPYFWTISVNTPANAPIGQYALLLHASKSYCLLGNFILLFNPWCQDDEVFLANEAQRQEYILNQEGIIYWGTENAVLAQPWDFNQFEEDIVDICFTLLDIGERHQRDKDHTQRKNPIYICRTVAAMMNCDEVRGIMTEYGTGKYYDGTSPSKWLGSSPILRQWVALKCKPVRYGQCWVFAAVMCSVLRCLGIPTRVVTGFTWAHNTNSSLNVDEYYDENGMLLTHDKSARVWTFHVWNECWMARTDLLPEYSGWQALDATCQEKSKGASFCGPAPVQAIKEGDTEVDYDVCYFFAAINAKCRIWIHKADGILKPACICTKYIGNNISTKSVGSERCEDITHNYKYPEGSLQEKKILDKVYRRIKTLETTTSSKPEFSSITTALEEPVNLFIQLQSNSSLLLGQDVPISVEVFNPSSGEKATHLVLGAQSLHYGGTSITQLWKKEFHFILKSNEANTLQAIVPYSQYIKELGENHLLRLTAMLRDKDSYICFAQEEIRICDPPLIIKFPEHMVQYQPASVEISLLNPLAEPLEKCVIVVGGRGLIYRQRKYRMGSVQPGSTQQLRISFTPTEAGPRRLTVNLTCLQLQNLKSYKSINIAAA